In the Streptomyces sp. SJL17-4 genome, GCGACCTGCGAGGACGCCCGTTGTGGGGGACCCTGGGCGCGTGGGTGTGTGGCAGCTCCTGATGGTCGCGACGGTGATGCTGCTCGGTCTGTTCGGGGTCCTGGCCCCCGGCGTGCCCGGGACGTGGCTGGTGTGGGCCGCGATGCTCTGGTGGTCCCTGCACGAGCGGACCGACCTCGCCTGGATCCTGCTCGCCTCCACGACCGGTCTGCTGCTGCTCACCCAGGTGGTCGTCTGGCAGCTGCCGCCCCGCCGCCTCCGGGGCGTGGGCATCACCCGGCGGATGGTGACGTACGCCGGCGCGGGCGCGCTCCTGGGCTTCGTCCTGGTGCCGGTGCTCGGCGCGATCCCCGGTTTCGTGGGCGGGATCTACCTCTCGGAACGCCTCCGGCTGGGCGGCCACGGCCAGGCCAGGGCGGCGACCCGGACGGTGATGCGGGCGGCCGGCACGAGCGTCCTCGTGGAGCTGTTCTCCTGTCTGCTGATCGTGGGGGCGTGGGCGGGGGCGGTGCTCTGGGGGTGAGTCCTAGGACGGAAGGGGGAGGGGGGACGGGCCCGGCTGCCGATCCGGCGGTGGTGCGGCGGCGCGATGCTGGTCCCATGAGGGATTTCGAGGGCTTCAGCGCGGCGGAACGCGCCTATCTCACAGGTGGCCGGCAGCTCGCCCGGATGGCCACGGTCGACCCGTCCGGTCAGCCTCAGGTCAACCCGGTGGGCTTCTTCCCGCAGGAGGACGGCACCGTCCTGGTCGGCGGCCTCGCGATGGGCCGTACGAAGAAGTGGCGCAATCTGCGGGAGAACCCGAAGGTGGCGCTGGTCGTCGACGATCTCGCGAGCGTCCGCCCCTGGCGGGTGCGGGGCGTGGAGATCCGGGGCGAGGCGGAGCTCCTGGTCGGCCCGCACACGCTGGGC is a window encoding:
- a CDS encoding DUF456 domain-containing protein; this translates as MGVWQLLMVATVMLLGLFGVLAPGVPGTWLVWAAMLWWSLHERTDLAWILLASTTGLLLLTQVVVWQLPPRRLRGVGITRRMVTYAGAGALLGFVLVPVLGAIPGFVGGIYLSERLRLGGHGQARAATRTVMRAAGTSVLVELFSCLLIVGAWAGAVLWG
- a CDS encoding PPOX class F420-dependent oxidoreductase translates to MRDFEGFSAAERAYLTGGRQLARMATVDPSGQPQVNPVGFFPQEDGTVLVGGLAMGRTKKWRNLRENPKVALVVDDLASVRPWRVRGVEIRGEAELLVGPHTLGPHFSEEVIRIRPRRIHSWGLEEPPGAES